In Aerosakkonema funiforme FACHB-1375, the sequence AATAAATTTGAAAAAATGGTGCTTAGTCAATGCTGGGAAGGACGCAGTTATGAAGAAATCGCTACGAGTTCGGATTACAATGTCGGTCATGTCAAAAATATTGGCTCTCAATTGTGGAAAAAGCTTAGCTTAGCATTCGGTGAAAGAGTCACCAAAACTAACTTTCGCACTGTCTTAAAACGCTATTCCTACTTTCAAAATCCCCTCCGCCAATTAGCAGCGCGAGAAAAAGAAAACGCTGTTTGCTTATATTTTTCCAATCCTTACCCCCAACAATACTGGCAAGAGTTTATTGATGTTTCCTATTTTTATGGACGTACCGCAGAACTCGCTACCGTAAAAACATGGATCGTGCAACACCGCTGCCGAATGGTAGCATTATTAGGAATAGGCGGAATCGGCAAAACCGCTTTTGCGGTGAAATTTGCTCAACAGCTTCGGGATGAATTCGACTATATCATTTGGCGAAGTCTGAGCCACGCACCAGATCTCGCTGATGAGTTAGCAGCAATGATTGGGTTTCTCTCCAATCATCAAGAAATAACTCTTTCAAACGATTTAGATAGTCGCATTTCGCAACTGATTGACTATTTGTATCGGTATCGGTGTCTGGTAATACTAGATCAAGTGGAATCACTTTTTGAAAGTGGCGAATTGGTTGGCAAATATTGCCAAGGATACGAAGACTACGGCAAACTCTTTAAAAGATTTGGACAATCTTTATCAAATAGTTGCTTGCTGCTGACGAGTCGGGAGAAGCCAAGGGAAATAGCTTTATTGGAAGGAGAAAAGCTACCTATCCGCTCTTTACAGATAAAGGGTTTATCAACAGCAGAGATTACCAAAATATTTAAACTTAGAGGTTCATTTTCAGCATCCGAGTGGGAGTGTAAAACAATTGGTGAATACTACAGCGGTAATCCTTTACTGTTAAAAATAGTGGCGACTAAAATTCAAGAATTATTTAATGGAGATATTTGTCATTTTCTATTTTTACAGCAACAGTGTAACCTAATTTTTGATAATATTAGCGAGCTTTTAGAAGAACACTTTAACCGTTGTTCGGATTTGGAAAAAGAAGTAATGTATTGGTTGGCAATTAATCGAGAACCAATGAGCATAGTAGAACTGCAATCAGATATTTTATCTCTGGAATCAAAGCAAAAGTTACCCGATCATCTGATTTCTTTGGAAAGGCGATCGCTCATAGAAAACAACTCAGCAACTTACACTCTTATATCAGAAGTTAAAGATTATGTAAATAATCGTTTAATTATGCTTATTTATCACGAGATAACTTTTAATAAAAAAGACCTGATACATCGCCTTTGCCTGTGGAAATATCCAACGGTAGAAAATATTAATTCAGAAGAGATAAATTTCATATTAAAGCCAATCGTCGAAAAACTGTGGCAACATTTTGGAGGTCAAGCTAATCTAGAAAAAAGACTGAACGAGATTTTATTAGAAATGCGATCGCGAGTTTCCAATCTGCAAGGATATGGAGAAATAAATATTATTAATTTACAAAAAGTAGCTGCAATCGAGCCCAAAAATACCGCAAAAAAACCGCAGGCAAGCATTGATGAATGCCGATGAAATTATCTGCGTTCATCAATGCTTGCCTGCCGCAACACCTCCGCTACCAAACTGTTTTCTTAAAGGTAAATGCGTGGTATTAGCCATCGACCGATCGAAAATCCGGTTGGGAGGATGTGTGAGTAACTCCTATGCGGTTTTAAATTTGAACTTAGCATCGAGCAAAAAGCGCTG encodes:
- a CDS encoding NB-ARC domain-containing protein — its product is MDVEKALEIIDAALQEKRLNKFEKMVLSQCWEGRSYEEIATSSDYNVGHVKNIGSQLWKKLSLAFGERVTKTNFRTVLKRYSYFQNPLRQLAAREKENAVCLYFSNPYPQQYWQEFIDVSYFYGRTAELATVKTWIVQHRCRMVALLGIGGIGKTAFAVKFAQQLRDEFDYIIWRSLSHAPDLADELAAMIGFLSNHQEITLSNDLDSRISQLIDYLYRYRCLVILDQVESLFESGELVGKYCQGYEDYGKLFKRFGQSLSNSCLLLTSREKPREIALLEGEKLPIRSLQIKGLSTAEITKIFKLRGSFSASEWECKTIGEYYSGNPLLLKIVATKIQELFNGDICHFLFLQQQCNLIFDNISELLEEHFNRCSDLEKEVMYWLAINREPMSIVELQSDILSLESKQKLPDHLISLERRSLIENNSATYTLISEVKDYVNNRLIMLIYHEITFNKKDLIHRLCLWKYPTVENINSEEINFILKPIVEKLWQHFGGQANLEKRLNEILLEMRSRVSNLQGYGEINIINLQKVAAIEPKNTAKKPQASIDECR